In Methanosarcina siciliae T4/M, one genomic interval encodes:
- a CDS encoding GIY-YIG nuclease family protein, with product MQVIYKITYPNGKIYIGQDRTDSINYFGSANNDLIEKDFTRDQKRDFTIRKEIIWESETSSIEELNQIETMFIEKLRSNDPNIGYNRRPKFKYTQKH from the coding sequence ATGCAGGTTATTTACAAAATAACATATCCTAATGGTAAAATTTACATCGGGCAGGATAGGACAGACAGTATTAACTATTTTGGAAGTGCCAATAACGATCTTATTGAAAAGGATTTCACCAGGGATCAAAAACGCGATTTTACAATAAGGAAGGAAATCATATGGGAATCTGAAACTTCCTCTATCGAAGAACTTAATCAAATTGAAACAATGTTCATCGAAAAGCTCAGATCAAATGATCCGAATATAGGTTACAACAGAAGACCAAAATTCAAATATACTCAAAAACATTAA
- a CDS encoding PKD domain-containing protein: MSSAVNSENVTVTANFTVSKETGEAPLTVQFTDNSTGSPTAWAWEFGDGYTSTSQNPGHEYSKAGTYTITLMASNGTVSDGIVKEDYITVKEKPVVLASFSANTTSGKVPLTVKFTDSSSGGPASWNWDFNSDGKTDSTEQNPIYTYTTAGTYSVTLNAINGTASNEITKSNYINAGNGPTASFTATPREGEAPLTVQFNDNSTGSPTAWNWNFGDGTTSTKQNPSHTYSSAGKYTVELTVKNAYGSDTSEALSYIRAYTIVEPVADFEANTTTGPVPLTVQFKDKSENNPTAWEWDFNSDGNIDSTKQNPIYTYTTAGTYSVTLNAINGTASNEITKSNYITAGNGPTASFTAVPQEGEAPLEVQFTDSSSGSPTAWNWNFGDETTSTEQNPSHTYSSAGKYTVELTVKNVYGSDTSEALSYIRAYPIVEPTADFEANTTTGPVPLTVQFKDKSENNPTAWEWDFNSDGKTDSTEQNPVYTYKTAGTYSVTLNSINGTAMGNTTKTNYITVGELPVAAFNMSPQEGYSPLTVQFNDTSTGNVTSWLWDFGDGNTSTSQSPSHTYFSAGTYNATLTATNAFGSGTYEVPSAVNVLIITAPTPDFTSNVTSGKVPLTVQFEDLSTGGATAWEWDFNSDGNIDSTERNPVYKFTDIGFYTVTLRAGNGTAWDNITKSDYIMVGDGLHASFTVSTRKGEAPLAVQFNDTSTGNVTSWLWDFGDGNTSTSQNPSHEYTDSGTYSITLNASNVYGYSAVTWNDYIKVGEEDDSSGSGSSGGTSSGGGGGSPEPASNVEVKELSQEFVTIGDRIKFEFTKNATDITYVKFDSRRNIGKVTTIVEQLKGRSVLTPVEPSGKVCKYLNIWVGNEGFASPENIANALIGFRVKRTEITESENEGPTVFLYRYSEGKWNALPTRKTGEDSHYMYFESKTPGFSPFAIITGKRAVEYTEDGSVETGPLELSINSRQEMPNASSWAVPLAKEKDWTGVSTAIKVFVGFMVILLIGIAITEKKK; encoded by the coding sequence TTGAGCTCTGCTGTAAATAGTGAAAACGTAACAGTTACTGCGAATTTTACGGTTTCTAAGGAAACAGGAGAAGCACCTCTAACAGTACAGTTTACTGACAACTCAACAGGGAGTCCGACAGCATGGGCCTGGGAATTTGGCGACGGCTATACTTCTACTTCCCAGAATCCAGGCCACGAGTATTCCAAAGCAGGAACCTACACTATAACTCTGATGGCAAGTAACGGTACAGTGTCGGACGGAATTGTCAAGGAAGACTATATAACTGTAAAAGAAAAACCCGTTGTATTAGCCAGTTTCAGTGCTAACACAACCTCAGGCAAAGTGCCCCTGACAGTCAAGTTTACGGACAGTTCAAGCGGCGGACCTGCTTCCTGGAATTGGGACTTTAACTCAGACGGAAAAACAGACTCAACCGAACAGAATCCGATTTATACATATACAACTGCCGGGACCTATTCGGTCACCCTAAATGCCATTAACGGTACTGCCAGCAACGAAATTACAAAATCAAATTACATTAATGCAGGAAACGGCCCGACAGCCAGTTTTACCGCGACCCCTCGAGAAGGAGAAGCACCTCTAACAGTACAGTTTAATGACAACTCCACAGGGAGTCCGACAGCATGGAACTGGAACTTCGGAGACGGAACTACTTCAACAAAACAAAATCCTTCCCATACATATTCCTCAGCAGGAAAGTATACCGTGGAGCTGACAGTAAAAAATGCGTACGGATCCGATACCTCGGAAGCTCTTTCTTACATCCGGGCATATACAATAGTTGAACCAGTAGCAGATTTTGAAGCAAATACAACTACAGGACCGGTTCCTCTTACCGTTCAATTCAAGGACAAAAGTGAAAACAACCCGACAGCATGGGAATGGGACTTTAACTCGGACGGGAACATAGACTCAACCAAACAGAATCCGATTTATACATATACAACTGCCGGGACCTATTCGGTCACCCTGAATGCCATTAACGGCACTGCTAGCAACGAAATTACAAAATCAAATTACATTACTGCAGGAAACGGCCCGACAGCCAGTTTTACCGCAGTCCCCCAAGAAGGAGAAGCACCTCTGGAAGTACAGTTTACTGACTCCTCGTCAGGAAGTCCGACAGCATGGAACTGGAACTTCGGAGACGAAACTACTTCAACAGAACAAAATCCTTCCCATACATATTCCTCAGCAGGAAAATATACCGTGGAGCTGACAGTAAAAAATGTGTACGGGTCCGATACCTCGGAAGCTCTTTCTTACATCCGGGCATATCCAATAGTTGAACCCACAGCAGATTTTGAAGCAAATACAACTACAGGACCGGTTCCTCTTACCGTTCAATTCAAGGACAAAAGTGAAAACAACCCGACAGCATGGGAATGGGACTTTAACTCGGACGGAAAAACAGACTCAACCGAACAGAACCCGGTATACACTTATAAAACTGCAGGGACCTATTCAGTAACCCTGAATTCCATTAACGGTACTGCTATGGGCAACACAACAAAAACGAATTACATTACAGTTGGAGAGTTACCTGTGGCTGCCTTTAATATGTCCCCCCAGGAAGGATATTCCCCTCTCACGGTTCAGTTCAACGACACATCCACAGGCAATGTGACTTCCTGGCTCTGGGACTTCGGAGACGGCAATACTTCAACATCGCAGAGTCCGTCTCACACCTATTTCAGTGCCGGAACTTACAACGCAACTCTTACAGCAACAAATGCTTTTGGATCCGGTACCTATGAGGTTCCATCTGCCGTAAATGTACTCATTATCACTGCACCGACTCCTGATTTTACATCAAATGTGACTTCAGGCAAGGTTCCCCTGACCGTACAGTTCGAAGACCTCTCAACCGGCGGCGCTACTGCCTGGGAATGGGACTTTAACTCGGACGGGAACATAGACTCGACCGAAAGGAACCCGGTTTATAAGTTTACGGATATCGGGTTCTACACGGTTACTTTGAGAGCAGGGAACGGAACTGCATGGGACAACATTACCAAATCCGACTATATTATGGTGGGAGACGGGCTTCATGCTTCATTTACTGTTTCGACGCGGAAAGGAGAAGCACCTCTGGCTGTGCAGTTTAACGACACTTCCACAGGCAACGTTACTTCCTGGCTCTGGGACTTCGGAGACGGCAACACTTCTACTTCCCAGAACCCGAGCCACGAGTATACCGACTCAGGAACTTATTCCATAACCCTCAATGCCAGCAATGTATATGGGTACAGCGCCGTGACCTGGAACGACTACATTAAAGTCGGGGAAGAAGACGACAGCAGCGGGTCTGGAAGCTCCGGCGGGACATCCTCAGGAGGAGGGGGAGGCTCTCCCGAGCCTGCAAGTAATGTTGAAGTCAAGGAACTTTCCCAGGAATTTGTTACAATCGGAGACCGCATAAAGTTCGAGTTCACCAAAAATGCCACTGATATTACATACGTGAAGTTCGATTCAAGGAGAAACATCGGAAAGGTCACAACCATAGTTGAACAGCTTAAAGGCAGGTCTGTCCTGACCCCTGTAGAACCCTCAGGAAAGGTCTGCAAATATCTGAACATCTGGGTAGGAAATGAGGGCTTTGCAAGTCCCGAAAACATTGCCAACGCCCTTATCGGGTTCAGAGTAAAAAGGACCGAGATCACGGAAAGCGAGAACGAAGGTCCGACGGTATTCCTCTACAGGTACTCGGAAGGGAAATGGAATGCTCTTCCCACACGTAAAACGGGAGAAGACAGCCATTACATGTATTTTGAATCAAAGACCCCGGGTTTCTCCCCGTTTGCAATTATAACTGGCAAGAGAGCTGTTGAGTATACGGAAGACGGATCCGTAGAGACCGGACCTCTGGAGCTTTCCATAAACAGCAGGCAGGAAATGCCAAACGCATCTTCCTGGGCCGTCCCCCTTGCTAAAGAAAAAGACTGGACGGGAGTTTCCACAGCGATCAAGGTTTTTGTCGGGTTCATGGTAATACTTCTGATAGGGATTGCTATAACGGAGAAGAAAAAATAA
- a CDS encoding helix-turn-helix transcriptional regulator, whose protein sequence is MAEIQEYLSSDPVSILPQIKKLKEGNLIVQKGHSYELSLIGLVIADQMPPLLDTLEVLQENFDYWPKRTLEGIPPFLRKRLFELKKCKLILPDVSHMFELNPEFVEKLHLSTHILGFASYFHPSFTTLYPEIAKKGVKISLIFTEPVLQRFKKDFREEMHAFLNYENVKVFLFPQDAKIADFTVTDRFFLLTLFPKERIFEHESLLCSEPEALKWGTDLFSHVLKEAIQVKEI, encoded by the coding sequence ATGGCTGAAATTCAGGAATACCTTTCATCAGACCCTGTTTCAATTCTTCCCCAGATCAAGAAATTAAAAGAAGGCAACCTTATCGTACAGAAAGGGCACAGCTATGAACTTTCTCTGATCGGGCTTGTGATCGCGGATCAGATGCCGCCTCTTCTGGATACTCTTGAAGTCCTGCAGGAAAATTTTGACTACTGGCCAAAAAGAACCCTTGAAGGAATCCCTCCTTTTTTGCGTAAAAGACTTTTTGAGCTGAAGAAATGCAAACTCATCCTTCCGGATGTGAGCCATATGTTCGAACTTAACCCCGAATTCGTAGAGAAACTTCATCTTTCCACGCATATTCTCGGTTTTGCTTCCTATTTCCACCCTTCTTTTACCACCCTCTACCCGGAAATCGCAAAAAAAGGGGTGAAAATTTCTTTGATATTTACGGAACCGGTGCTCCAGAGGTTTAAAAAAGATTTCAGGGAAGAAATGCACGCTTTCCTTAATTACGAAAATGTCAAGGTGTTTCTCTTCCCGCAGGACGCTAAAATCGCAGACTTTACGGTAACAGACAGGTTCTTTTTGCTCACGCTTTTCCCGAAGGAGAGGATCTTTGAACACGAAAGCCTGCTGTGTTCCGAACCTGAAGCACTTAAGTGGGGAACCGACCTTTTTTCGCACGTGTTAAAAGAAGCAATTCAGGTAAAAGAGATCTGA
- a CDS encoding transposase: protein MGKGNIAIDKSMIKTIVDGKIIIPLPKVLVGNRYYPMFSIFSPTQCDSCGSKLHVNSHHTRFIISRYGTISLNVTYWLCPTCKKHYHDQVIGVQGSANYSSEYYDTQINVRYDGRCSLHNSRRIGETYTEGVINVCGRAPCPTSLWLYEQKLAKLSKQELLNQGVSFEETLYVDGNWIKNGWKKKLEEFIGTKLTKKEWKKMRYKSVYVVATKEKVILDFEVTERLPTIEALMPLFIRIKNRFPEDKIKKIVSDEDKAIIGAVKMVFPEVTHSFCVFHQLKNVSKRYYEEFSSIEEIPDNDKITYNEISQLILSDTVISAVAHIQKIREFKSDLELSEASHKAISYAEEIFSKNVSFLKKGFTPETDNTMEQIFSLICDIVDKARSFKTDNGLTNFCYNLFTFFNKRCFSTGKWKGFSPLMRARFQYG from the coding sequence ATGGGAAAAGGAAACATTGCAATAGATAAATCAATGATAAAAACGATAGTTGACGGCAAAATAATAATTCCTTTGCCAAAAGTTTTGGTTGGAAATCGATACTATCCCATGTTCTCTATATTCTCCCCTACTCAGTGTGATAGTTGTGGAAGTAAATTACATGTTAACTCTCATCACACTCGTTTTATTATATCACGTTACGGCACTATATCTCTCAATGTTACATACTGGCTTTGTCCCACTTGTAAGAAACATTATCATGATCAGGTTATTGGTGTTCAGGGTTCTGCAAATTACAGTTCTGAATATTATGATACACAAATAAATGTCAGATACGATGGACGATGCAGTCTGCACAATTCTCGGCGAATTGGGGAAACATATACAGAAGGAGTAATAAATGTCTGTGGAAGAGCTCCTTGTCCCACTTCATTGTGGTTATATGAACAGAAACTAGCAAAACTTTCAAAGCAAGAACTTTTGAACCAAGGAGTTAGCTTTGAAGAAACATTGTATGTTGATGGGAATTGGATCAAGAATGGATGGAAAAAAAAGCTTGAAGAATTTATTGGAACGAAACTCACAAAGAAAGAATGGAAAAAAATGCGATATAAATCTGTTTACGTTGTTGCTACCAAAGAGAAGGTCATTTTAGATTTTGAAGTAACTGAGAGGTTACCAACAATTGAGGCTCTGATGCCTCTTTTTATACGAATAAAGAACCGATTTCCTGAAGATAAAATCAAAAAGATTGTTTCTGATGAGGATAAAGCGATCATTGGAGCCGTAAAAATGGTCTTTCCTGAAGTGACTCATTCCTTTTGTGTGTTTCATCAATTAAAAAACGTTAGTAAGAGGTATTATGAGGAATTCAGTTCTATTGAAGAGATTCCAGATAACGATAAGATTACCTATAATGAGATATCTCAATTGATACTTTCTGATACGGTTATCAGTGCTGTTGCGCATATTCAGAAGATACGAGAATTTAAATCTGATCTTGAACTTTCTGAAGCGTCTCATAAAGCGATTTCTTATGCCGAAGAGATTTTCAGCAAGAATGTGAGCTTCTTAAAAAAAGGTTTTACACCTGAGACAGATAATACAATGGAACAGATATTTTCTTTGATATGTGATATCGTGGACAAAGCGAGGTCATTCAAAACCGATAATGGACTAACTAATTTTTGTTACAATCTATTTACTTTTTTCAACAAACGGTGTTTCAGCACTGGAAAATGGAAAGGTTTCTCACCTTTAATGAGAGCAAGATTCCAATATGGATAA
- a CDS encoding formaldehyde-activating enzyme, whose translation MVKTVLKSMVGEALIGTGPEIAHIDLIIGPRGGPVEAAFMNSLAMPRQGHTPLLAVLEPNVQPKPVILLVSINTFW comes from the coding sequence ATGGTAAAAACTGTTTTGAAAAGCATGGTAGGAGAAGCCCTCATAGGTACAGGCCCGGAAATCGCACATATAGACCTTATCATCGGGCCAAGAGGCGGACCGGTTGAAGCAGCATTTATGAATTCACTTGCAATGCCCAGGCAGGGACACACCCCGCTCCTTGCTGTCCTTGAGCCAAATGTCCAGCCAAAACCTGTGATCCTGCTTGTAAGCATAAATACATTTTGGTAA
- a CDS encoding DNA primase family protein — protein sequence MITVVGMEAICHDSSLNRRRMDFTAIPSTYLNKSPERLIVNNGILDVLTGDLADHTPAEMYTMRINVNYDPDVEIPDTFEKYLTSTFKGVEWQIPIIQEMIGYCLYKKYFIEKFFFLVGNGSNGKSVMINLITRLLGQENISAMDIHEICYPKDIHSLKSLHGKLANLCGETGDADIKNLGKLKKVTGRDLIRSRDLYKSWIEFYNFAKIIVSMNNPPTIKDGIKGAKRRLVIITFPNEFNLGINADENLEDKLFTPESLTGVLNWALTGLHRLIENGKFSDPRTEAQITNRYEKISGPVKCFVEAHIDEIDRGYLNEKTGKIEYSDYGWKIVFEKSRLTFAEIYEAYVKYAKKQALPIPKQADIIKCVTDECIRLEYAYLITRDRYEKDEDGKPRPWYEYFKGLKLCGTESLDSDEITLFDEEPEKFDEEPENSATV from the coding sequence TTGATAACTGTTGTGGGAATGGAGGCAATTTGTCATGATTCATCACTTAACCGAAGACGTATGGATTTCACTGCAATTCCGTCTACATATCTCAACAAAAGCCCAGAGAGACTTATAGTCAATAATGGGATTCTTGATGTGTTGACCGGTGACCTTGCTGACCATACCCCGGCTGAAATGTATACAATGAGAATCAACGTCAATTATGACCCAGATGTGGAAATACCAGACACGTTCGAGAAATACCTTACATCGACATTCAAAGGCGTAGAATGGCAGATACCGATTATACAAGAAATGATAGGTTATTGTCTATATAAAAAATACTTTATAGAGAAATTTTTCTTCCTAGTTGGTAATGGTTCTAATGGAAAATCGGTGATGATAAACCTTATAACCAGATTACTCGGACAAGAAAATATTTCAGCTATGGATATCCACGAAATATGTTACCCCAAGGACATCCATTCACTCAAATCTCTTCACGGAAAACTTGCTAACCTATGTGGGGAAACCGGGGACGCGGATATCAAGAACCTTGGAAAACTCAAAAAAGTTACAGGTAGAGACCTCATCAGATCGAGAGACCTTTACAAATCGTGGATCGAATTCTACAACTTTGCTAAGATCATCGTATCGATGAACAACCCCCCGACAATAAAAGACGGCATCAAAGGTGCAAAACGAAGACTTGTGATTATAACATTCCCGAATGAATTCAATCTTGGCATCAACGCGGATGAAAATCTTGAAGATAAGCTATTCACGCCTGAGTCACTTACTGGGGTTCTCAATTGGGCACTCACGGGTCTTCACAGATTAATCGAAAACGGAAAATTCTCCGATCCAAGGACGGAAGCGCAAATAACGAATAGATACGAAAAGATCAGTGGGCCCGTAAAATGTTTCGTGGAAGCCCACATTGATGAAATAGACCGTGGATACTTGAACGAAAAGACCGGAAAAATAGAATACAGTGATTACGGATGGAAAATAGTGTTCGAAAAGTCAAGGTTGACATTTGCAGAGATCTATGAGGCATACGTGAAATACGCCAAAAAACAAGCACTTCCTATCCCGAAACAGGCCGATATAATCAAGTGTGTAACCGATGAATGCATCAGACTTGAATATGCCTACCTAATCACACGTGATAGATACGAGAAAGATGAGGACGGAAAACCACGCCCATGGTATGAATATTTTAAAGGACTCAAGCTGTGCGGGACAGAATCTCTTGACTCCGATGAAATAACATTATTTGATGAAGAACCTGAAAAATTTGATGAAGAACCTGAAAACTCCGCAACTGTCTAA